One segment of Columba livia isolate bColLiv1 breed racing homer chromosome 33, bColLiv1.pat.W.v2, whole genome shotgun sequence DNA contains the following:
- the LOC135576899 gene encoding kinesin-like protein KIF1C isoform X4 — translation MPEDATKHFTFDHSYWSHTSEEDPQFASQRRVYQEVGRQLLLQALQGYNVSVLAYGQTGAGKTYTMSGGRGPGQRGLVPQLCEDLFAHVEREGSPELSFSVEVSYLEIYCERVRDLLAPRPQGALRVREHPLLGPYVPGLARLAVTSAGEIAQLVASGDRARTVAATELNARSSRSHAVLSIVVTQRRGEPGEKVSRISLVDLAGSERADAAGTRGTRLKEGANINKSLSTLGKVIAMLADAHKRGKPEFVPYRDSVLTWLLKESLGGNSRTAMIAALSPADINYEETLSTLRYADRTRRIRCHAVVNEDPTARLVRELRGEVARLRALLSQQGLPVDPPPPAPPPPPGAPEPPEPLPALSPAEALERLQETERLVAELNESWEQKLRRTEQLRREREAQLAELGVALREDGATVGVFSPKKTPHLVNLSEDPLMPECLLYQLKDGLTRVGQTDADICLSGPLVGTPHCVFRTCPRPSGEVLVTLEPCEGAETLLDGQRVTEPVELRSGQRLVLGRIHTFRFTHPEQARRDRERCAGAAGAPWGRFGVSLSCPPLRHQELPDRDACPQRPQDPEGREQPEEAAEEHPVSPPHPVSPPRRCRRREPQRVYQIPQRRRPATPGGTPEGTAGGTPGDTPAEPRTRAGADVTADVTAVEGLRRHLARLAGTLREVTRQNRHKEQQLRALRERLGRVERAVTMATDEDDEAPPTVEVPPPAEAPPLSRLSLLMAQDPAFRRGRLRWLQREQARLGRPSAPGSRLRFPFKSHPLHRLAGGGGAAKEPAPPSPPSPPSPTPAVWGWPRRGSLDGGRGVTPPPSPLRVRRQRSAPDLQDPPA, via the exons ATGCCCGAAGATGCCACCAAGCATTTCACCTTCGACCACTCGTACTGGTCGCACACCTCG GAGGAGGACCCGCAGTTCGCGTCGCAGCGCCGCGTGTACCAGGAGGTGGggcggcagctgctgctgcaggcgcTGCAGGGCTACAACGTGAGCGTGCTGGCCTACGGGCAGACGGGCGCCGGCAAGACCTACACCATGAGCGGCGGGCGCGGCCCGGGCCAGCGGGGGCTCGTCCCGCAG ctGTGTGAGGATCTTTTCGCCCACGTGGAGCGCGAGGGGTCCCCCGAGCTCAGCTTCTCCGTGGAG GTGAGCTACCTGGAGATCTACTGCGAGCGCGTGCGGGACCTGCTGGCGCCCCGCCCCCAGGGCGCGCTGCGCGTGCGCGAGCACCCCCTGCTGGGCCCCTACGTGCCCGGGCTCGCGCGCCTGGCGGTGACGTCAGCCGGCGAGATCGCGCAGCTGGTGGCGAGCGGGGACCGCGCCAG gacCGTGGCGGCCACGGAGCTGAACGCGCGGAGCAGCCGCTCGCACGCGGTGCTGAGCATCGTGGTGACGCAGCGGCGGGGGGAGCCCGGGGAGAAG gtGAGCCGCATCAGCCTGGTGGATCTGGCGGGCAGCGAGCGCGCCGACGCCGCCGGGACCCGCGGGACCCGCCTCAAG gAAGGCGCCAACATCAACAAGTCGCTGAGCACGCTGGGAAAGGTCATTGCCATGCTGGCCGATGCG CACAAGCGGGGGAAGCCGGAGTTCGTGCCGTACCGGGACTCGGTGCTGACCTGGCTGCTCAAGGAGAGCCTGG GCGGTAACTCCCGCACGGCCATGATCGCGGCGCTGAGCCCGGCCGACATCAACTACGAGGAGACGCTCAGCACCCTCcg GTACGCGGACAGGACGCGGCGGATCCGCTGTCACGCCGTGGTGAACGAGGACCCCACGGCGCGGCTGGTGCGGGAGCTGCGGGGGGAGGTGGCGCGGCTGCGGGCACTGCTGAGCCAGCAAG GGCTCCCGGTGgacccgcccccccccgccccaccccCGCCGCCGGGGGCGCCGGAGCCGCCGGAGCCGCTGCCCGCCCTGAGCCCGGCGGAGGCGCTGGAGCGGCTGCAG GAGACCGAGCGCCTGGTGGCCGAGCTGAACGAGAGCTGGGAGCAGAAGCTGCGGCGCACGGAGCAGCTGAGGAGGGAGCG GGAGGCCCAACTGGCCGAACTGGGGGTGGCGCTGCGCGAGGACGGCGCCACCGTCGGCGTTTTCTCCCCCAAAAAG ACCCCCCACCTGGTGAACCTGAGCGAGGACCCGCTGATGCCCGAGTGTCTGCTGTACCAGCTCAAGGACGGGCTCACTCG GGTGGGACAGACAGACGCCGACATCTGTCTGTCGGGGCCGCTGGTGGGGACCCCGCACTGTGTGTTCCGCACCTGCCCCCGCCCCTCGGGGGAAG tgctggtgaCGCTGGAGCCGTGCGAAGGGGCCGAGACGCTGCTGGACGGGCAGCGCGTGACAGAGCCCGTGGAGCTGCGCTCGG GGCAGCGCCTGGTTCTGGGGCGGATTCACACGTTCCGCTTCACGCACCCGGAGCAGGCGCGCAGGGACCGGGAAAGGTgcgccggggccgcgggggcGCCCTGGGGACGCTTCGGGGTCTCACTCTCGTGTCCCCCCCTCAGGCACCAGGAGCTGCCGGACAGGGACGCGTGTCCCcagag gcCGCAGGACCCCGAGGGCCGGGAGCAGCCGGAGGAGGCGGCTGAGGAG caccccgtgtcccccccgcaccccgtgtcccccccgcgcCGCTGCAGGCGCCGGGAGCCGCAGCGCGTGTACCAGATCCCGCAGCGGCGCCGCCCAGCGACACCGGGGGGGACCCCggaggggacagcgggggggacccctggggacacaccGGCCGAGCCTCGGACCCGTGCCGGAGCTGACGTCACCGCTGACGTCACCGCGGTGGAGGGGCTGCGGCGCCACCTGGCGCGCCTGGCGGGGACCCTGCGGGAGGTGACGCGGCAGAACCggcacaaggagcagcagctgcgggCGCTGCGGGAGCGGCTGGGCCGCGTGGAGCGCGCGGTCACCATGGCGACG GACGAAGATGATGAGGCCCCGCCCACCGTTGAGGTCCCGCCCCCAGCTGAGGCCCCGCCCCTGTCGCGCCTGTCGCTGCTCATGGCGCAGGACCCCGCGTTCCGCCGGGGGCGGCTCCGGTGGCTCCAGCGCGAGCAGGCGCGGCTGGGCCGCCCCTCCGCCCCGGGCTCCAGGCTGCGCTTCCCCTTTAAGAGCCACCCCCTGCACCGCCTGGCCGGGGGCGGAGGGGCTGCCAAGGAACCCGCccccccgtctcccccctcccccccctcccccacacCTGCTGTTTGGGGGTGGCCCCGCCGGGGGTCGCTGGACGGAGGGCGGGGCGTgacccctcccccctcccctctgcGTGTGCGCCGCCAGCGCTCGGCCCCTGACCTGCAGGACCCCCCCGCCTAG
- the LOC135576899 gene encoding kinesin-like protein KIF1C isoform X1 gives MAGAKVKVAVRVRPFNARETSRRAKCVIRMSGNTTCITNPKMPEDATKHFTFDHSYWSHTSEEDPQFASQRRVYQEVGRQLLLQALQGYNVSVLAYGQTGAGKTYTMSGGRGPGQRGLVPQLCEDLFAHVEREGSPELSFSVEVSYLEIYCERVRDLLAPRPQGALRVREHPLLGPYVPGLARLAVTSAGEIAQLVASGDRARTVAATELNARSSRSHAVLSIVVTQRRGEPGEKVSRISLVDLAGSERADAAGTRGTRLKEGANINKSLSTLGKVIAMLADAHKRGKPEFVPYRDSVLTWLLKESLGGNSRTAMIAALSPADINYEETLSTLRYADRTRRIRCHAVVNEDPTARLVRELRGEVARLRALLSQQGLPVDPPPPAPPPPPGAPEPPEPLPALSPAEALERLQETERLVAELNESWEQKLRRTEQLRREREAQLAELGVALREDGATVGVFSPKKTPHLVNLSEDPLMPECLLYQLKDGLTRVGQTDADICLSGPLVGTPHCVFRTCPRPSGEVLVTLEPCEGAETLLDGQRVTEPVELRSGQRLVLGRIHTFRFTHPEQARRDRERCAGAAGAPWGRFGVSLSCPPLRHQELPDRDACPQRPQDPEGREQPEEAAEEHPVSPPHPVSPPRRCRRREPQRVYQIPQRRRPATPGGTPEGTAGGTPGDTPAEPRTRAGADVTADVTAVEGLRRHLARLAGTLREVTRQNRHKEQQLRALRERLGRVERAVTMATDEDDEAPPTVEVPPPAEAPPLSRLSLLMAQDPAFRRGRLRWLQREQARLGRPSAPGSRLRFPFKSHPLHRLAGGGGAAKEPAPPSPPSPPSPTPAVWGWPRRGSLDGGRGVTPPPSPLRVRRQRSAPDLQDPPA, from the exons ATGGCGGGCGCCAAGGTCAAGGTCGCCGTGCGGGTCCGTCCGTTCAACGCGCGGGAGACGAGTCGCCGCGCCAAGTGCGTGATCCGGATGTCGGGGAACACGACCT GTATCACGAACCCCAAAATGCCCGAAGATGCCACCAAGCATTTCACCTTCGACCACTCGTACTGGTCGCACACCTCG GAGGAGGACCCGCAGTTCGCGTCGCAGCGCCGCGTGTACCAGGAGGTGGggcggcagctgctgctgcaggcgcTGCAGGGCTACAACGTGAGCGTGCTGGCCTACGGGCAGACGGGCGCCGGCAAGACCTACACCATGAGCGGCGGGCGCGGCCCGGGCCAGCGGGGGCTCGTCCCGCAG ctGTGTGAGGATCTTTTCGCCCACGTGGAGCGCGAGGGGTCCCCCGAGCTCAGCTTCTCCGTGGAG GTGAGCTACCTGGAGATCTACTGCGAGCGCGTGCGGGACCTGCTGGCGCCCCGCCCCCAGGGCGCGCTGCGCGTGCGCGAGCACCCCCTGCTGGGCCCCTACGTGCCCGGGCTCGCGCGCCTGGCGGTGACGTCAGCCGGCGAGATCGCGCAGCTGGTGGCGAGCGGGGACCGCGCCAG gacCGTGGCGGCCACGGAGCTGAACGCGCGGAGCAGCCGCTCGCACGCGGTGCTGAGCATCGTGGTGACGCAGCGGCGGGGGGAGCCCGGGGAGAAG gtGAGCCGCATCAGCCTGGTGGATCTGGCGGGCAGCGAGCGCGCCGACGCCGCCGGGACCCGCGGGACCCGCCTCAAG gAAGGCGCCAACATCAACAAGTCGCTGAGCACGCTGGGAAAGGTCATTGCCATGCTGGCCGATGCG CACAAGCGGGGGAAGCCGGAGTTCGTGCCGTACCGGGACTCGGTGCTGACCTGGCTGCTCAAGGAGAGCCTGG GCGGTAACTCCCGCACGGCCATGATCGCGGCGCTGAGCCCGGCCGACATCAACTACGAGGAGACGCTCAGCACCCTCcg GTACGCGGACAGGACGCGGCGGATCCGCTGTCACGCCGTGGTGAACGAGGACCCCACGGCGCGGCTGGTGCGGGAGCTGCGGGGGGAGGTGGCGCGGCTGCGGGCACTGCTGAGCCAGCAAG GGCTCCCGGTGgacccgcccccccccgccccaccccCGCCGCCGGGGGCGCCGGAGCCGCCGGAGCCGCTGCCCGCCCTGAGCCCGGCGGAGGCGCTGGAGCGGCTGCAG GAGACCGAGCGCCTGGTGGCCGAGCTGAACGAGAGCTGGGAGCAGAAGCTGCGGCGCACGGAGCAGCTGAGGAGGGAGCG GGAGGCCCAACTGGCCGAACTGGGGGTGGCGCTGCGCGAGGACGGCGCCACCGTCGGCGTTTTCTCCCCCAAAAAG ACCCCCCACCTGGTGAACCTGAGCGAGGACCCGCTGATGCCCGAGTGTCTGCTGTACCAGCTCAAGGACGGGCTCACTCG GGTGGGACAGACAGACGCCGACATCTGTCTGTCGGGGCCGCTGGTGGGGACCCCGCACTGTGTGTTCCGCACCTGCCCCCGCCCCTCGGGGGAAG tgctggtgaCGCTGGAGCCGTGCGAAGGGGCCGAGACGCTGCTGGACGGGCAGCGCGTGACAGAGCCCGTGGAGCTGCGCTCGG GGCAGCGCCTGGTTCTGGGGCGGATTCACACGTTCCGCTTCACGCACCCGGAGCAGGCGCGCAGGGACCGGGAAAGGTgcgccggggccgcgggggcGCCCTGGGGACGCTTCGGGGTCTCACTCTCGTGTCCCCCCCTCAGGCACCAGGAGCTGCCGGACAGGGACGCGTGTCCCcagag gcCGCAGGACCCCGAGGGCCGGGAGCAGCCGGAGGAGGCGGCTGAGGAG caccccgtgtcccccccgcaccccgtgtcccccccgcgcCGCTGCAGGCGCCGGGAGCCGCAGCGCGTGTACCAGATCCCGCAGCGGCGCCGCCCAGCGACACCGGGGGGGACCCCggaggggacagcgggggggacccctggggacacaccGGCCGAGCCTCGGACCCGTGCCGGAGCTGACGTCACCGCTGACGTCACCGCGGTGGAGGGGCTGCGGCGCCACCTGGCGCGCCTGGCGGGGACCCTGCGGGAGGTGACGCGGCAGAACCggcacaaggagcagcagctgcgggCGCTGCGGGAGCGGCTGGGCCGCGTGGAGCGCGCGGTCACCATGGCGACG GACGAAGATGATGAGGCCCCGCCCACCGTTGAGGTCCCGCCCCCAGCTGAGGCCCCGCCCCTGTCGCGCCTGTCGCTGCTCATGGCGCAGGACCCCGCGTTCCGCCGGGGGCGGCTCCGGTGGCTCCAGCGCGAGCAGGCGCGGCTGGGCCGCCCCTCCGCCCCGGGCTCCAGGCTGCGCTTCCCCTTTAAGAGCCACCCCCTGCACCGCCTGGCCGGGGGCGGAGGGGCTGCCAAGGAACCCGCccccccgtctcccccctcccccccctcccccacacCTGCTGTTTGGGGGTGGCCCCGCCGGGGGTCGCTGGACGGAGGGCGGGGCGTgacccctcccccctcccctctgcGTGTGCGCCGCCAGCGCTCGGCCCCTGACCTGCAGGACCCCCCCGCCTAG
- the LOC135576899 gene encoding kinesin-like protein KIF1C isoform X5, producing the protein MPEDATKHFTFDHSYWSHTSRRVYQEVGRQLLLQALQGYNVSVLAYGQTGAGKTYTMSGGRGPGQRGLVPQLCEDLFAHVEREGSPELSFSVEVSYLEIYCERVRDLLAPRPQGALRVREHPLLGPYVPGLARLAVTSAGEIAQLVASGDRARTVAATELNARSSRSHAVLSIVVTQRRGEPGEKVSRISLVDLAGSERADAAGTRGTRLKEGANINKSLSTLGKVIAMLADAHKRGKPEFVPYRDSVLTWLLKESLGGNSRTAMIAALSPADINYEETLSTLRYADRTRRIRCHAVVNEDPTARLVRELRGEVARLRALLSQQGLPVDPPPPAPPPPPGAPEPPEPLPALSPAEALERLQETERLVAELNESWEQKLRRTEQLRREREAQLAELGVALREDGATVGVFSPKKTPHLVNLSEDPLMPECLLYQLKDGLTRVGQTDADICLSGPLVGTPHCVFRTCPRPSGEVLVTLEPCEGAETLLDGQRVTEPVELRSGQRLVLGRIHTFRFTHPEQARRDRERCAGAAGAPWGRFGVSLSCPPLRHQELPDRDACPQRPQDPEGREQPEEAAEEHPVSPPHPVSPPRRCRRREPQRVYQIPQRRRPATPGGTPEGTAGGTPGDTPAEPRTRAGADVTADVTAVEGLRRHLARLAGTLREVTRQNRHKEQQLRALRERLGRVERAVTMATDEDDEAPPTVEVPPPAEAPPLSRLSLLMAQDPAFRRGRLRWLQREQARLGRPSAPGSRLRFPFKSHPLHRLAGGGGAAKEPAPPSPPSPPSPTPAVWGWPRRGSLDGGRGVTPPPSPLRVRRQRSAPDLQDPPA; encoded by the exons ATGCCCGAAGATGCCACCAAGCATTTCACCTTCGACCACTCGTACTGGTCGCACACCTCG CGCCGCGTGTACCAGGAGGTGGggcggcagctgctgctgcaggcgcTGCAGGGCTACAACGTGAGCGTGCTGGCCTACGGGCAGACGGGCGCCGGCAAGACCTACACCATGAGCGGCGGGCGCGGCCCGGGCCAGCGGGGGCTCGTCCCGCAG ctGTGTGAGGATCTTTTCGCCCACGTGGAGCGCGAGGGGTCCCCCGAGCTCAGCTTCTCCGTGGAG GTGAGCTACCTGGAGATCTACTGCGAGCGCGTGCGGGACCTGCTGGCGCCCCGCCCCCAGGGCGCGCTGCGCGTGCGCGAGCACCCCCTGCTGGGCCCCTACGTGCCCGGGCTCGCGCGCCTGGCGGTGACGTCAGCCGGCGAGATCGCGCAGCTGGTGGCGAGCGGGGACCGCGCCAG gacCGTGGCGGCCACGGAGCTGAACGCGCGGAGCAGCCGCTCGCACGCGGTGCTGAGCATCGTGGTGACGCAGCGGCGGGGGGAGCCCGGGGAGAAG gtGAGCCGCATCAGCCTGGTGGATCTGGCGGGCAGCGAGCGCGCCGACGCCGCCGGGACCCGCGGGACCCGCCTCAAG gAAGGCGCCAACATCAACAAGTCGCTGAGCACGCTGGGAAAGGTCATTGCCATGCTGGCCGATGCG CACAAGCGGGGGAAGCCGGAGTTCGTGCCGTACCGGGACTCGGTGCTGACCTGGCTGCTCAAGGAGAGCCTGG GCGGTAACTCCCGCACGGCCATGATCGCGGCGCTGAGCCCGGCCGACATCAACTACGAGGAGACGCTCAGCACCCTCcg GTACGCGGACAGGACGCGGCGGATCCGCTGTCACGCCGTGGTGAACGAGGACCCCACGGCGCGGCTGGTGCGGGAGCTGCGGGGGGAGGTGGCGCGGCTGCGGGCACTGCTGAGCCAGCAAG GGCTCCCGGTGgacccgcccccccccgccccaccccCGCCGCCGGGGGCGCCGGAGCCGCCGGAGCCGCTGCCCGCCCTGAGCCCGGCGGAGGCGCTGGAGCGGCTGCAG GAGACCGAGCGCCTGGTGGCCGAGCTGAACGAGAGCTGGGAGCAGAAGCTGCGGCGCACGGAGCAGCTGAGGAGGGAGCG GGAGGCCCAACTGGCCGAACTGGGGGTGGCGCTGCGCGAGGACGGCGCCACCGTCGGCGTTTTCTCCCCCAAAAAG ACCCCCCACCTGGTGAACCTGAGCGAGGACCCGCTGATGCCCGAGTGTCTGCTGTACCAGCTCAAGGACGGGCTCACTCG GGTGGGACAGACAGACGCCGACATCTGTCTGTCGGGGCCGCTGGTGGGGACCCCGCACTGTGTGTTCCGCACCTGCCCCCGCCCCTCGGGGGAAG tgctggtgaCGCTGGAGCCGTGCGAAGGGGCCGAGACGCTGCTGGACGGGCAGCGCGTGACAGAGCCCGTGGAGCTGCGCTCGG GGCAGCGCCTGGTTCTGGGGCGGATTCACACGTTCCGCTTCACGCACCCGGAGCAGGCGCGCAGGGACCGGGAAAGGTgcgccggggccgcgggggcGCCCTGGGGACGCTTCGGGGTCTCACTCTCGTGTCCCCCCCTCAGGCACCAGGAGCTGCCGGACAGGGACGCGTGTCCCcagag gcCGCAGGACCCCGAGGGCCGGGAGCAGCCGGAGGAGGCGGCTGAGGAG caccccgtgtcccccccgcaccccgtgtcccccccgcgcCGCTGCAGGCGCCGGGAGCCGCAGCGCGTGTACCAGATCCCGCAGCGGCGCCGCCCAGCGACACCGGGGGGGACCCCggaggggacagcgggggggacccctggggacacaccGGCCGAGCCTCGGACCCGTGCCGGAGCTGACGTCACCGCTGACGTCACCGCGGTGGAGGGGCTGCGGCGCCACCTGGCGCGCCTGGCGGGGACCCTGCGGGAGGTGACGCGGCAGAACCggcacaaggagcagcagctgcgggCGCTGCGGGAGCGGCTGGGCCGCGTGGAGCGCGCGGTCACCATGGCGACG GACGAAGATGATGAGGCCCCGCCCACCGTTGAGGTCCCGCCCCCAGCTGAGGCCCCGCCCCTGTCGCGCCTGTCGCTGCTCATGGCGCAGGACCCCGCGTTCCGCCGGGGGCGGCTCCGGTGGCTCCAGCGCGAGCAGGCGCGGCTGGGCCGCCCCTCCGCCCCGGGCTCCAGGCTGCGCTTCCCCTTTAAGAGCCACCCCCTGCACCGCCTGGCCGGGGGCGGAGGGGCTGCCAAGGAACCCGCccccccgtctcccccctcccccccctcccccacacCTGCTGTTTGGGGGTGGCCCCGCCGGGGGTCGCTGGACGGAGGGCGGGGCGTgacccctcccccctcccctctgcGTGTGCGCCGCCAGCGCTCGGCCCCTGACCTGCAGGACCCCCCCGCCTAG
- the LOC135576899 gene encoding kinesin-like protein KIF1C isoform X7, protein MAGAKVKVAVRVRPFNARETSRRAKCVIRMSGNTTCITNPKMPEDATKHFTFDHSYWSHTSEEDPQFASQRRVYQEVGRQLLLQALQGYNVSVLAYGQTGAGKTYTMSGGRGPGQRGLVPQLCEDLFAHVEREGSPELSFSVEDRGGHGAERAEQPLARGAEHRGDAAAGGARGEGEPHQPGGSGGQRARRRRRDPRDPPQGANINKSLSTLGKVIAMLADAHKRGKPEFVPYRDSVLTWLLKESLGGNSRTAMIAALSPADINYEETLSTLRYADRTRRIRCHAVVNEDPTARLVRELRGEVARLRALLSQQGLPVDPPPPAPPPPPGAPEPPEPLPALSPAEALERLQETERLVAELNESWEQKLRRTEQLRREREAQLAELGVALREDGATVGVFSPKKTPHLVNLSEDPLMPECLLYQLKDGLTRVGQTDADICLSGPLVGTPHCVFRTCPRPSGEVLVTLEPCEGAETLLDGQRVTEPVELRSGQRLVLGRIHTFRFTHPEQARRDRERCAGAAGAPWGRFGVSLSCPPLRHQELPDRDACPQRPQDPEGREQPEEAAEEHPVSPPHPVSPPRRCRRREPQRVYQIPQRRRPATPGGTPEGTAGGTPGDTPAEPRTRAGADVTADVTAVEGLRRHLARLAGTLREVTRQNRHKEQQLRALRERLGRVERAVTMATDEDDEAPPTVEVPPPAEAPPLSRLSLLMAQDPAFRRGRLRWLQREQARLGRPSAPGSRLRFPFKSHPLHRLAGGGGAAKEPAPPSPPSPPSPTPAVWGWPRRGSLDGGRGVTPPPSPLRVRRQRSAPDLQDPPA, encoded by the exons ATGGCGGGCGCCAAGGTCAAGGTCGCCGTGCGGGTCCGTCCGTTCAACGCGCGGGAGACGAGTCGCCGCGCCAAGTGCGTGATCCGGATGTCGGGGAACACGACCT GTATCACGAACCCCAAAATGCCCGAAGATGCCACCAAGCATTTCACCTTCGACCACTCGTACTGGTCGCACACCTCG GAGGAGGACCCGCAGTTCGCGTCGCAGCGCCGCGTGTACCAGGAGGTGGggcggcagctgctgctgcaggcgcTGCAGGGCTACAACGTGAGCGTGCTGGCCTACGGGCAGACGGGCGCCGGCAAGACCTACACCATGAGCGGCGGGCGCGGCCCGGGCCAGCGGGGGCTCGTCCCGCAG ctGTGTGAGGATCTTTTCGCCCACGTGGAGCGCGAGGGGTCCCCCGAGCTCAGCTTCTCCGTGGAG gacCGTGGCGGCCACGGAGCTGAACGCGCGGAGCAGCCGCTCGCACGCGGTGCTGAGCATCGTGGTGACGCAGCGGCGGGGGGAGCCCGGGGAGAAG gtGAGCCGCATCAGCCTGGTGGATCTGGCGGGCAGCGAGCGCGCCGACGCCGCCGGGACCCGCGGGACCCGCCTCAAG GCGCCAACATCAACAAGTCGCTGAGCACGCTGGGAAAGGTCATTGCCATGCTGGCCGATGCG CACAAGCGGGGGAAGCCGGAGTTCGTGCCGTACCGGGACTCGGTGCTGACCTGGCTGCTCAAGGAGAGCCTGG GCGGTAACTCCCGCACGGCCATGATCGCGGCGCTGAGCCCGGCCGACATCAACTACGAGGAGACGCTCAGCACCCTCcg GTACGCGGACAGGACGCGGCGGATCCGCTGTCACGCCGTGGTGAACGAGGACCCCACGGCGCGGCTGGTGCGGGAGCTGCGGGGGGAGGTGGCGCGGCTGCGGGCACTGCTGAGCCAGCAAG GGCTCCCGGTGgacccgcccccccccgccccaccccCGCCGCCGGGGGCGCCGGAGCCGCCGGAGCCGCTGCCCGCCCTGAGCCCGGCGGAGGCGCTGGAGCGGCTGCAG GAGACCGAGCGCCTGGTGGCCGAGCTGAACGAGAGCTGGGAGCAGAAGCTGCGGCGCACGGAGCAGCTGAGGAGGGAGCG GGAGGCCCAACTGGCCGAACTGGGGGTGGCGCTGCGCGAGGACGGCGCCACCGTCGGCGTTTTCTCCCCCAAAAAG ACCCCCCACCTGGTGAACCTGAGCGAGGACCCGCTGATGCCCGAGTGTCTGCTGTACCAGCTCAAGGACGGGCTCACTCG GGTGGGACAGACAGACGCCGACATCTGTCTGTCGGGGCCGCTGGTGGGGACCCCGCACTGTGTGTTCCGCACCTGCCCCCGCCCCTCGGGGGAAG tgctggtgaCGCTGGAGCCGTGCGAAGGGGCCGAGACGCTGCTGGACGGGCAGCGCGTGACAGAGCCCGTGGAGCTGCGCTCGG GGCAGCGCCTGGTTCTGGGGCGGATTCACACGTTCCGCTTCACGCACCCGGAGCAGGCGCGCAGGGACCGGGAAAGGTgcgccggggccgcgggggcGCCCTGGGGACGCTTCGGGGTCTCACTCTCGTGTCCCCCCCTCAGGCACCAGGAGCTGCCGGACAGGGACGCGTGTCCCcagag gcCGCAGGACCCCGAGGGCCGGGAGCAGCCGGAGGAGGCGGCTGAGGAG caccccgtgtcccccccgcaccccgtgtcccccccgcgcCGCTGCAGGCGCCGGGAGCCGCAGCGCGTGTACCAGATCCCGCAGCGGCGCCGCCCAGCGACACCGGGGGGGACCCCggaggggacagcgggggggacccctggggacacaccGGCCGAGCCTCGGACCCGTGCCGGAGCTGACGTCACCGCTGACGTCACCGCGGTGGAGGGGCTGCGGCGCCACCTGGCGCGCCTGGCGGGGACCCTGCGGGAGGTGACGCGGCAGAACCggcacaaggagcagcagctgcgggCGCTGCGGGAGCGGCTGGGCCGCGTGGAGCGCGCGGTCACCATGGCGACG GACGAAGATGATGAGGCCCCGCCCACCGTTGAGGTCCCGCCCCCAGCTGAGGCCCCGCCCCTGTCGCGCCTGTCGCTGCTCATGGCGCAGGACCCCGCGTTCCGCCGGGGGCGGCTCCGGTGGCTCCAGCGCGAGCAGGCGCGGCTGGGCCGCCCCTCCGCCCCGGGCTCCAGGCTGCGCTTCCCCTTTAAGAGCCACCCCCTGCACCGCCTGGCCGGGGGCGGAGGGGCTGCCAAGGAACCCGCccccccgtctcccccctcccccccctcccccacacCTGCTGTTTGGGGGTGGCCCCGCCGGGGGTCGCTGGACGGAGGGCGGGGCGTgacccctcccccctcccctctgcGTGTGCGCCGCCAGCGCTCGGCCCCTGACCTGCAGGACCCCCCCGCCTAG